TACATTATCTCCCTGTTCATCCATCTAACAGCTATGCATGCCAGCAATGCCGATGCTCCAACGTTTTCCTCGGAACATCAGGCCACCGTAATTGCAAAGCCTCATGAAGAGACTCAGCAATTCGGCGACTTCTTTGCATACATCACCCAGCAGGAGATGGATCCGGAGTTTCCTCTCGACTCTGAAGTGAGATATGCCCAAACTCGTGAGATATAGActctttctcctccccccACTACTATGTATTGATATTGTGAACCTTTGCTAAGTGGTGTTAAAGAAAACGACAATCTTCGGGATGAGTATCTTCCGTTGTATCCCGATGCTCTGAAAGATATTCCCTTTGCGCGGATCGCCCTAGGAAAGGAACCAGATGCCATCAACCTATGGATCGGAAACTCAAAATCCACGACGTGTTTGCATAAAGACAATTTTGAAAACATCTTTGTGCAGATTGTGGGCAGAAAGCACTTCGTCTTGCTACCGCCACTGCTCCACGCGTGCGTCAACGAGGATCTGCTTATGCCGGCAACGTACGTCCGAGAGGGACAGGGCTTTACGCTTCAACTTGACCCGGATTCTCCTCCTGTGCCGCTGGCGACTTGGGATCCTGACGATCCTGGACGAAATGCTTCACCCTTATCTGCGTTGGCAAGGCCTCTTCGTGTGACTCTGGATCCTGGAGACATGTTGTATCTCCCTGCTATGTGGTGAGTGAGCCCGGCAATATGAGAAAAGTCTTTATCCGTAGTATTCTATGATGACCTTTGTGGTTGTTTCTTCTCACTGATTCTTTGCTCCAAGGTATCACAAGGTCAAGCAATCCTGCATCGATGATGGCGAAGGATTTGTCCTAGCTGTAAACTATTGGTAGGTCCAAAAGATGCAAGCGCCTGCGAAAAGCATTGCCTTCTAACATTCTTTCTATATTAGGTACGATATGGACTTCAGCGGGCCCCTCTATCCCGtcacttcttttcttcgcgAACTTGGAACCAAAAAGCAGTCTGTGCTTCCTTCAGATAAATCATCGCATAGAATCCAACCTCCGACTGCGGAGTAGAATTGAAATACATGGCCGCACGCTCACCCCttatttcttcctctttgcaATTCTCTTTTGTGCTCGCAgctccttcttcatcctgGCATCAACAATTCTGTACCGTCCCTTGACACCCTTTGGTCGGCCCTGGATACCCTTGTTTAATCCCCTGGCAACAACGAGCTTGGCTGGCTGTCGAGGCTTTTGACGGTTCGCCCTGCTAATAAGCTTGGATATGCTCTCcgccttttccttctccgtcatgccttcatcagcagcaagcaTGTctgacttcttcttcagcttctccagcttctggGCCGTCTTGAATTTCTTTCGTGCCTTTGCTTCTCGAACCTTCTTGATCGGTCGGGCGTTGAAGGCTCTTAGtttctccttgatggcattggctgctgcctttgaTATTGGCTTCAGGGCCTTGTCGTGTTTACCCTCGTCATCAATGAACCACTCGGGCAATCCATCCCTGTCGCGAAATGCGCGCTTATTGAAACCATCGTCGATAGCATCGTGGGTTGTCTTCTGTCCCGTGGCCAGTTGGTGTGCTAGAGTCATTGCTTCGGCCGTGATGATATCAATGTCTTTCTCAAGTCAGCTACGTTCGTCTGTGTAATAGTTCAATGGTGAGTAAACTTACCAGGTCTTCCATCTGCTCGTCGcctctcttcgtcttcccaattgtcatcatcatccacctTAACGACCTCGAACCCACCGTCATTCTCTGAATCATCTTCCTGTTCATTCAGAGATGCTTTTTGTGTTGCTGTCCGCGTGGGCAGCACTTGTGAGCGCGTAGTCGTACTGGATGCCTCAATCGTCACATCATCCTCTCCCCCAAGAAGAGAGCCTCCAGTTATCTCTTTGAAGATATCCTGGCTGAAGAAAGCGGATGCCTTTTTGGATAAGCCGTCTTGAGTCTCCCCTGTCTGGCCATCTAAATCCGTTAAGAATCCGTTTGTAGGTAGTGaaccgtcttcatcgtcatcggatgagtcgtcatcttcctccagCTCGCTTGCGTCactctctgcctcttcacCTGCTGAAAGACCCTCCCACTCGTCATCTTTGTGCTCCTTTCTTGCCTTTTTGGCCCGGTACTTGGTGTCCGCTTCCAGTTTGCGCTCTCTGAATTGTTCGTACATGGCATCGAGCTCAGTCTCCagcccgtcttcttcgctgtCGCTCTCAACTGGCTCTGTGGAGATACCTTGGTCGACATCTTTTGAGTCTTTCGAATTTGATACGGCCATTTTGCCCCGGGAGAAACGGTTCATGCCACCAGTCTTGTCAATAGTCTTTAGAGAAAACATGGCTCCCTCTCCCAGCGGTCCCGATTCTTCCATACCAATATCCATAGGCGCCATCATATTCAGCTGCATCCTAATGATCTCTTTGCGCTTTTGTTCATTCTCCTTGCGCCTCTCTCGTTTCCTCTTGGAATTCTCTGTGTCCTTCAGGGCTTGTAGTTCTTCTTGTATTCGCAACTCCTCGTCCATTGATTCTACCCCAGCCACTTCCTCGGCTTCAGCAGTATCTGCTGACTTTTTCTGTGAGAGGCCAAAGATTTCTCGCACCCTCAATCTCCATTtgagaagaagtttgaaTTCCTTGCGCCCAAGAACTTTCAAATCGGCACAGCATTCCCGAATCTCCGCAGTAGTCTCGGGCAGCTTATCCAGAGCAGCAAGCGCAATGTCGCCATTGGGCGCCTGAGTAAAGGAGAGCTTGTTGTAGGAACCAAGAATGGCTATGGGATCATTTGTCTGGATGAAACTGCTTGCCGCAATTTCTTTGAACTGTATGTAGTCCCCTTCTTCGTAACCATCAcgcttccgcttcttcaCCTCTGGATTATAGACCTTGGCTTCATTGTTTGGGGTGGCGCCGGAAAGCTCTGCAAAGACTGATCTCGGGTCCAAGAAGCGAGGATCGATATGCTTGGGTGCTTTGTATCCGCGACAAACGACGAAAATTTCGGCCGAGACGTTTCGAGACGAGGGGGGTTTAGTGGCTTCGACTTTAGTGAACAATTGATTCAGCACCCATAGGAGCGGGTTGTAATCTTTGGATCTGAAGACCTTGGTCACAAAAGTTCCTCCTTCGGCAAGAAATTCAGTCGCGAGTTTCATGGACTGAAGTGCGAGTTCTG
Above is a genomic segment from Trichoderma breve strain T069 chromosome 6, whole genome shotgun sequence containing:
- a CDS encoding cupin-like domain-containing protein, coding for MAVPDLDSSLENLINTFNELNSTTVDELFSEPSPLEFMRYVARNTPFVIRGGASSWKATKKWNAAYLKTALEGQFVNVAVTPFGNADAPTFSSEHQATVIAKPHEETQQFGDFFAYITQQEMDPEFPLDSEVRYAQTQNDNLRDEYLPLYPDALKDIPFARIALGKEPDAINLWIGNSKSTTCLHKDNFENIFVQIVGRKHFVLLPPLLHACVNEDLLMPATYVREGQGFTLQLDPDSPPVPLATWDPDDPGRNASPLSALARPLRVTLDPGDMLYLPAMWYHKVKQSCIDDGEGFVLAVNYWYDMDFSGPLYPVTSFLRELGTKKQSVLPSDKSSHRIQPPTAE
- a CDS encoding ftsJ-like methyltransferase domain-containing protein translates to MAIQKKHGKGRLDKWYKLAKEKGYRARAAFKLIQLNKKYGFLEKSKVLLDLCAAPGSWCQVAAEVMPVNSLIVGVDLAPIKPIPRVITFQSDITTDKCRATIRQHFKTWKADTVLHDGAPNVGTAWAQDSFNQAELALQSMKLATEFLAEGGTFVTKVFRSKDYNPLLWVLNQLFTKVEATKPPSSRNVSAEIFVVCRGYKAPKHIDPRFLDPRSVFAELSGATPNNEAKVYNPEFKEIAASSFIQTNDPIAILGSYNKLSFTQAPNGDIALAALDKLPETTAEIRECCADLKVLGRKEFKLLLKWRLRVREIFGLSQKKSADTAEAEEVAGVESMDEELRIQEELQALKDTENSKRKRERRKENEQKRKEIIRMQLNMMAPMDIGMEESGPLGEGAMFSLKTIDKTGGMNRFSRGKMAVSNSKDSKDVDQGISTEPVESDSEEDGLETELDAMYEQFRERKLEADTKYRAKKARKEHKDDEWEGLSAGEEAESDASELEEDDDSSDDDEDGSLPTNGFLTDLDGQTGETQDGLSKKASAFFSQDIFKEITGGSLLGGEDDVTIEASSTTTRSQVLPTRTATQKASLNEQEDDSENDGGFEVVKVDDDDNWEDEERRRADGRPDIDIITAEAMTLAHQLATGQKTTHDAIDDGFNKRAFRDRDGLPEWFIDDEGKHDKALKPISKAAANAIKEKLRAFNARPIKKVREAKARKKFKTAQKLEKLKKKSDMLAADEGMTEKEKAESISKLISRANRQKPRQPAKLVVARGLNKGIQGRPKGVKGRYRIVDARMKKELRAQKRIAKRKK